In Sulfurimonas hongkongensis, the following are encoded in one genomic region:
- the istB gene encoding IS21-like element helper ATPase IstB: protein MLLHENISEYCSKFKLPGVLEHYQHVADSAAEEKLSYSEYLYKLFEIENSGRELRGRQMVLKMAGLPKLKTIDTFDFKSSSVDKTLVNEILTLRFIDEYKNILLFGPSGVGKTHLATAIAYAVTQQRVKTKFITASDLMIQLEAASATNRLDSYFKRTIGIPRLLVIDEFGYVKFNETQANLFFQVINKKYETGSVIITSNLSFTKWKEVLNNDEALTTAILDRLIHHSHLINVTGESYRLKQKREAGLLDISVK from the coding sequence ATGCTTCTGCATGAGAATATATCTGAGTATTGCTCAAAGTTTAAACTCCCTGGTGTGCTAGAGCATTACCAACATGTAGCAGATAGTGCTGCTGAGGAGAAGCTATCTTATAGTGAGTATCTATACAAACTATTTGAGATTGAAAATAGTGGTCGAGAACTTAGAGGTAGACAAATGGTGCTAAAGATGGCAGGATTGCCAAAGCTAAAGACTATCGATACATTTGACTTTAAGTCCTCATCTGTTGATAAAACGCTTGTAAATGAGATACTAACACTACGATTTATTGATGAGTATAAAAACATATTGCTCTTTGGTCCAAGTGGTGTTGGTAAAACACATCTTGCTACTGCCATAGCATATGCAGTAACCCAGCAGAGGGTTAAAACTAAGTTTATCACGGCAAGTGACCTTATGATACAGCTTGAAGCCGCAAGTGCTACAAATAGACTTGATAGCTACTTTAAACGCACTATTGGAATACCAAGACTACTTGTCATTGATGAGTTTGGTTATGTTAAGTTTAATGAAACGCAAGCTAATTTGTTTTTTCAGGTAATTAACAAAAAATATGAGACTGGATCAGTCATTATTACATCTAATTTATCTTTTACAAAGTGGAAGGAGGTCCTCAATAATGATGAAGCATTAACAACAGCTATACTCGATAGATTGATACATCATTCTCATCTTATAAATGTGACTGGTGAAAGCTATAGATTAAAGCAAAAAAGGGAAGCTGGATTATTAGATATTTCAGTTAAATAA
- a CDS encoding DUF6868 family protein: protein MLWCSVINFSILLIWFAMFVVAHEFIYSLLSSAIQKCTKTQCKNAPLRNTYYLTEISNNPASLFCFNL from the coding sequence TTGCTCTGGTGTTCTGTTATCAACTTCTCTATACTTTTGATATGGTTTGCAATGTTTGTGGTGGCTCATGAATTTATCTATAGCCTACTGTCAAGCGCAATCCAAAAATGTACCAAAACGCAGTGCAAAAATGCACCACTTCGTAACACTTATTATTTAACTGAAATATCTAATAATCCAGCTTCCCTTTTTTGCTTTAATCTATAG